GATCCTTCGGGTCGTGATGGGCTGGACCCTGTTCCAGGGCGGCATCACGAAGCTCGTCACGTATCTCGACGCGAACCCCGAGAACAACTGGACGGCCGCGGGCTACCTCGCGAACGCGATCCCGCAGGCCAATCCCGCTCGGGAGCTGTTCATCTCGATGGCGGGGAGCCCGCTCATCGACATCCTCAACATGTGGGGGCTGACGCTCACCGGACTCGGGCTCATCGTGGGCGCGCTCGTCCGCTGGAACGCGTTCTGGGGCGCCGTGATGATGCTGTTCTACTGGCTGGCGAGCCTTCAGGGCGGCCTGCTCGCGGGCCTGCCGCTGGCGCACGGCTGGGTCGTCGACGACCACATCGTCTACGCGGCCCTGCTGTTCGGCCTCGGCGCCATCGGCGCTGGCCGGATCGTCGGCGTCGACGAGTACCTCGAAGAGACCTCGATCGTGCAGAGCAACCCCTGGCTCAGGTACCTCCTCGGCTGACTCCCGGCTCCGGATTTTTCGCGGTGGCGACGCGGTCTCGGAGTCGGACGGTTCGACCGCGAATCTCCCGGACCGCCATCTTTTCCGTTCGGCGTCCGTACGTCGATTCGATGACCGACGACGCCAGCGACGCAGCCGACACCGTCAGAGCGCACGTCTTCGTCAGCGGGACCGTCCAGGGCGTCTACTACCGCGCGTCGACGCGCGATGCGGCCCGCGAGCGCGACGTCGACGGCTGGGTGCGGAACCTCGACGACGGTCGCGTCG
This is a stretch of genomic DNA from Halobellus sp. MBLA0158. It encodes these proteins:
- a CDS encoding DoxX family membrane protein, with the translated sequence MSSSTRKLDAEILGRTTNFEYSEHWIGYAILILRVVMGWTLFQGGITKLVTYLDANPENNWTAAGYLANAIPQANPARELFISMAGSPLIDILNMWGLTLTGLGLIVGALVRWNAFWGAVMMLFYWLASLQGGLLAGLPLAHGWVVDDHIVYAALLFGLGAIGAGRIVGVDEYLEETSIVQSNPWLRYLLG
- a CDS encoding acylphosphatase, with the protein product MTDDASDAADTVRAHVFVSGTVQGVYYRASTRDAARERDVDGWVRNLDDGRVEAVFEGPESAVEEMVEWCHTGSPAASVEDVAVEYETPEGESGFRVRW